One window of Bacteroidota bacterium genomic DNA carries:
- a CDS encoding MBL fold metallo-hydrolase produces the protein MIHIKKFAVNPFGVNSLVAYDETKECIVIDPGYSTDEEKQMLQSFIENEQLKVVKLVNTHCHIDHILGNRFICDTYQVKLHAHAEDQYNIDSSSQTAMMYGLPEPNSPDIDVFLMEGDTIDFGSSKLKILLTPGHTKGHICLYADQEKFAICGDVLFQGSIGRTDLPGGDYDTLIQSIKTKLFVLPDDTKVYSGHGEETSIGLEKRFNPFLQDN, from the coding sequence ATGATTCATATTAAAAAATTTGCAGTAAATCCCTTTGGCGTAAATTCACTTGTGGCCTATGATGAAACCAAAGAATGTATTGTAATTGATCCTGGCTATTCTACCGATGAAGAAAAACAAATGCTTCAATCATTCATAGAAAATGAACAGTTGAAAGTCGTTAAACTCGTCAACACACATTGCCATATTGATCACATTTTAGGAAATCGTTTTATTTGTGACACGTATCAGGTTAAACTTCATGCTCATGCAGAAGATCAATATAATATTGACTCATCAAGTCAAACAGCTATGATGTATGGGCTTCCCGAACCTAATTCACCCGATATTGATGTGTTTTTGATGGAGGGAGATACAATTGACTTTGGCAGCTCAAAGCTTAAAATACTATTAACACCCGGGCACACAAAAGGCCATATTTGTTTATATGCTGATCAGGAAAAGTTTGCTATTTGTGGCGATGTATTATTTCAGGGAAGCATTGGCCGAACCGATTTACCCGGAGGAGATTATGACACATTAATTCAAAGTATTAAAACAAAACTCTTTGTATTGCCCGATGATACCAAAGTATATTCCGGACATGGAGAAGAAACGTCAATTGGCTTAGAAAAGAGGTTTAATCCGTTTTTACAAGATAATTAA
- a CDS encoding methyltransferase domain-containing protein, whose translation MRIISGSKKGIVIHPPSGLPIRPTTDFCKESLFNILENQVYFDKISVLDLFAGSGAISFEFASRGSKDVVAVDKFSKCVGFIRSESIRHGLKQIKTFREDCLKYLKRSAKTFDIIFADPPYNYTQYHEMIDLVFGKNQLNKSGMLIIEHAEQINFSDHAFFKEKRKYGQSILSFFQDKTDK comes from the coding sequence ATGCGTATAATATCTGGTAGTAAAAAAGGAATTGTTATCCATCCACCATCTGGATTACCAATTCGTCCAACAACTGATTTTTGCAAGGAAAGTTTATTCAATATTCTCGAAAATCAAGTCTATTTTGATAAAATTAGTGTATTGGATTTATTTGCAGGAAGTGGTGCAATTTCTTTTGAATTTGCTTCTCGTGGATCAAAAGACGTTGTTGCAGTAGATAAATTTTCAAAATGTGTTGGGTTTATTCGCTCTGAAAGCATCCGACATGGACTTAAACAAATCAAGACTTTTCGCGAAGACTGTCTGAAATATTTGAAAAGAAGCGCTAAAACTTTCGATATCATTTTTGCGGATCCTCCTTATAATTACACCCAATACCACGAAATGATTGATCTTGTTTTTGGCAAAAATCAATTAAATAAAAGTGGCATGCTGATTATTGAACATGCTGAACAAATAAACTTTAGTGATCATGCTTTTTTTAAAGAGAAAAGAAAGTACGGCCAAAGTATCCTTAGCTTTTTTCAGGACAAAACAGACAAATAA